From a region of the Bermanella marisrubri genome:
- the sbcB gene encoding exodeoxyribonuclease I → MSATESIYWYDFETFGASPIWDRPAQFAGVRTDLDLNIIAEPDMFYCRQADDYLPHPIACMITGISPQTCQDKGLPEAEFIKRIHDLFMQPQTCVAGYNSIRFDDEVTRNTLYRNFFDPYQREWQNGNSRWDILDMMRCAYSLRPDGIEWPKGEDGKVSFKLENLSAANGIIHENAHDALSDVYATIGLAKLVKEKQPKLYQYLFELRRKEAVAPLLDVVNKRPVLHISGMFPVEKGCAAVMVPLAMEPKNKNAIICFDLMSDPTPLFELTAEQIQARLYTPKAELEAQGIERLPLKSIHINKCPVVLPAKMVQPEIAKKWGLSGDQIRSNLAKIKNGPDLTEKLQNVMSRDFEAHSDPDAMIYSGGFFGPTDKQAMETIRQSHPEALDDLNISFQDRRLEEMLFRYRARNYPETLTGDEFEQWETFRKQRLLGPTNGSYLNYELFAKALQEAAQTAPESQYPLLQDLQMYAESIYPY, encoded by the coding sequence ATGTCTGCAACCGAGTCAATCTATTGGTACGATTTTGAAACCTTTGGGGCTAGTCCTATTTGGGATCGACCAGCCCAGTTTGCTGGTGTTCGTACAGATTTGGATCTTAATATTATTGCAGAGCCCGACATGTTTTATTGTCGTCAAGCAGATGATTATTTGCCTCATCCTATCGCCTGCATGATTACAGGGATCAGTCCGCAAACATGCCAAGATAAGGGTTTGCCTGAAGCCGAATTTATAAAGCGCATTCATGATTTATTTATGCAACCGCAAACCTGTGTGGCAGGTTATAACAGTATTCGTTTTGACGACGAGGTAACTCGCAATACGCTGTATCGCAACTTTTTTGATCCTTATCAGCGAGAATGGCAAAACGGCAATAGTCGATGGGATATTCTCGATATGATGCGCTGTGCTTATTCGCTGCGCCCAGATGGTATCGAGTGGCCGAAAGGTGAAGACGGCAAAGTCAGTTTTAAGCTTGAGAATTTAAGTGCCGCCAATGGCATTATTCATGAAAACGCTCACGATGCATTGAGTGATGTTTACGCCACGATTGGTCTAGCCAAGTTAGTAAAAGAAAAACAGCCCAAGCTCTACCAGTATTTATTCGAATTGCGTCGAAAAGAGGCGGTTGCTCCTTTATTGGACGTGGTGAATAAGCGTCCAGTGCTGCACATTTCGGGGATGTTCCCTGTAGAAAAAGGCTGTGCGGCGGTAATGGTGCCGTTGGCGATGGAGCCTAAAAATAAAAATGCCATCATTTGCTTTGACCTAATGTCTGATCCTACTCCTCTGTTCGAATTAACGGCAGAGCAAATTCAAGCACGTTTATATACCCCAAAGGCTGAATTAGAAGCACAAGGTATAGAGCGATTGCCGCTGAAAAGTATTCATATCAATAAATGCCCCGTGGTATTGCCCGCAAAAATGGTTCAGCCTGAAATTGCGAAAAAGTGGGGGCTTAGTGGTGATCAGATTCGTTCAAATTTGGCGAAAATAAAAAACGGTCCAGACCTGACAGAAAAGTTGCAAAACGTCATGTCTCGTGATTTTGAGGCTCACAGTGATCCTGATGCCATGATTTATAGTGGAGGGTTCTTTGGTCCAACTGATAAGCAAGCCATGGAAACCATTCGCCAATCACACCCAGAAGCCCTGGATGACTTGAATATCAGTTTCCAGGATCGTCGCTTAGAGGAAATGCTATTTCGTTATCGAGCTCGTAATTACCCTGAGACCCTGACTGGGGATGAATTTGAGCAATGGGAAACCTTCCGCAAACAACGCTTATTAGGACCAACAAACGGATCGTATTTGAACTACGAGCTATTCGCTAAAGCACTGCAAGAGGCGGCGCAAACCGCACCTGAGAGTCAATATCCATTATTGCAAGACCTGCAGATGTATGCGGAAAGCATATATCCTTATTAG
- a CDS encoding arylesterase → MKIFRSTLLMTLFFLASATVWSASDKILVLGDSLSAGYGIKVQESWPKLLDSKLETEDQNYKVHNASISGQTTSEGLRQIDELLSLTSPKLVILELGANDGLRGLSISAMKSNLNSMIDKSQLAGAKVLLLGIQVPTNYGPRYGQMFKQAFADVAEQQGVAFIPFMLKPLMNNKDKYVQDDGLHPNAIAQPVILDYLWPEIEALL, encoded by the coding sequence ATGAAAATATTTAGATCGACACTATTGATGACGCTGTTTTTTCTCGCTAGCGCCACGGTTTGGTCCGCTAGCGATAAGATTCTTGTACTTGGGGATAGCTTGAGTGCAGGCTATGGAATCAAGGTTCAAGAAAGTTGGCCCAAGTTGCTTGATAGTAAGCTAGAAACAGAGGATCAAAACTACAAAGTCCACAACGCCAGCATTAGCGGACAAACCACCAGCGAGGGCCTTCGCCAGATCGATGAGCTACTATCACTCACCTCACCTAAATTGGTGATATTAGAGCTGGGTGCCAATGATGGTTTGCGCGGTCTTTCCATTAGTGCGATGAAAAGTAACTTGAATTCAATGATCGATAAAAGTCAGCTAGCCGGCGCTAAAGTACTACTGCTTGGCATTCAAGTGCCTACCAATTACGGCCCTCGATATGGGCAAATGTTTAAGCAAGCCTTTGCTGATGTAGCCGAACAGCAAGGCGTCGCGTTTATTCCATTTATGCTCAAACCATTAATGAACAACAAAGATAAATATGTACAGGATGATGGATTGCATCCGAATGCGATTGCTCAGCCGGTTATTCTTGATTATTTGTGGCCTGAAATTGAGGCGTTACTTTAA
- a CDS encoding DUF11 domain-containing protein, whose protein sequence is MNKLLTMVAGLGIVLNSGLALAGGTSAGTPIQNTATVTYSTTSGGSTRSVTATSNEIIVQELILSTLTSLDSGDVAVTTPETEAEMKFRLTNNGNGNEAFILNTSQPTSGDDFDATLTNIYIDDGDGVLNTSLDSVYDANNPPVIAPDDDIVFWVTGNIPGGLADGDEAAILLSALSKTFADANQNNPTIGAVVSGGDSGTEAISGENLEQISNKFIVSDLNVQITKTSSINDGLGSGTGTQPIPGAEVDYTITVSVTGSGTAYGVEIVDPLPSQLRLKDYTDPSGGIIMVNGNPTTGSASNSDGVEYNVTTNEITVNVGDIDAGDPDTVITFTSIIQ, encoded by the coding sequence ATGAATAAGTTGCTAACCATGGTCGCGGGTTTAGGCATAGTTCTAAATTCAGGACTCGCGCTAGCTGGCGGTACGAGCGCGGGCACGCCGATTCAAAACACGGCAACGGTAACCTACTCTACAACAAGTGGAGGTTCTACTCGATCTGTCACCGCAACCTCAAATGAAATAATCGTACAGGAGCTTATCTTGTCAACATTGACAAGCTTAGACTCTGGTGATGTGGCGGTCACTACTCCAGAAACAGAAGCAGAAATGAAGTTCCGTTTAACCAATAATGGTAACGGTAACGAAGCGTTTATTCTAAATACCTCTCAGCCTACTTCTGGTGATGATTTTGACGCAACCTTGACCAATATCTACATCGATGATGGCGATGGTGTGCTCAATACGTCTTTAGATAGTGTGTATGATGCGAATAACCCGCCTGTTATTGCACCTGACGATGACATTGTATTTTGGGTCACTGGCAATATTCCCGGTGGTTTAGCCGATGGTGACGAAGCAGCTATTTTATTGTCTGCCCTTTCCAAAACTTTTGCTGATGCTAATCAGAATAATCCAACGATCGGTGCGGTAGTATCCGGTGGAGATAGCGGTACTGAAGCAATCAGTGGTGAGAACCTCGAGCAGATTAGCAATAAGTTCATTGTTAGCGACCTGAATGTACAAATTACCAAGACATCAAGTATCAATGATGGTCTGGGGAGTGGCACAGGTACTCAACCTATCCCTGGTGCGGAAGTTGACTACACCATTACAGTATCGGTCACAGGCTCAGGGACTGCGTATGGCGTTGAAATAGTTGACCCGTTGCCGAGCCAATTGCGATTGAAAGATTACACCGACCCTTCTGGCGGCATCATTATGGTTAATGGCAATCCTACCACAGGCTCAGCAAGTAATTCTGATGGTGTGGAATATAACGTCACTACCAACGAGATCACCGTCAATGTCGGTGATATTGATGCTGGTGACCCGGACACTGTCATTACTTTTACATCCATCATTCAGTAG
- a CDS encoding alpha/beta fold hydrolase encodes MTLNSLRLISIASLILWLSGCTAMGTATLPYDQLAKKYTNSESQYIEVNGLTIHYRDEGSGPPLLLLHGVASSLHTWDAWTNQLKNKYRVIRIDMPGFGLTGPDSVSDAQTPEYMNRVINGLVDQLGIQRFFLVGSSLGGYFAWNYAAAYPERLYKMALLSPVGYPQDMPFWLGFASFPGLHWITPTMMPRFLVHWTAESAYADEDKLDESVKQRYFDFTQRRGNRESYVQHFLQFRELAHGEDKPQKVKDVLTPTLLMWGAQDDWIPLDVMREFYRDLSYSDYIVYEGVGHLPMEELPLQTARDVDHFFMDELRKVDNHPQETAIKYYDKDLISTQASSN; translated from the coding sequence ATGACACTGAATTCTCTCCGACTCATTTCTATTGCCTCGCTGATACTGTGGCTTTCCGGTTGTACCGCCATGGGAACCGCCACTCTGCCTTACGATCAGTTGGCGAAAAAATATACGAATTCCGAAAGCCAGTACATCGAGGTTAATGGCCTCACTATTCATTATCGAGACGAGGGAAGTGGCCCTCCTTTGTTGCTGCTTCATGGTGTGGCGAGTTCACTCCACACTTGGGATGCATGGACTAATCAGCTTAAAAACAAATATCGAGTGATTCGTATTGATATGCCTGGCTTTGGTTTAACGGGCCCGGACTCGGTGTCCGATGCACAAACCCCTGAGTATATGAACCGAGTGATCAATGGTTTGGTTGACCAGTTAGGTATTCAGAGATTCTTCCTTGTGGGGAGTTCTTTGGGTGGCTATTTTGCCTGGAATTACGCCGCTGCTTATCCGGAACGTCTATACAAAATGGCTTTGTTGAGCCCTGTTGGTTACCCACAAGATATGCCGTTTTGGCTGGGTTTTGCTTCTTTTCCCGGTCTGCACTGGATAACTCCGACTATGATGCCGCGTTTCCTAGTGCATTGGACAGCTGAAAGCGCTTATGCGGATGAAGACAAGCTTGATGAGTCAGTAAAGCAGCGCTATTTTGATTTTACTCAACGTCGTGGCAATAGGGAGTCCTACGTTCAGCACTTTTTGCAGTTTCGTGAGCTAGCCCATGGTGAGGATAAGCCCCAAAAAGTGAAGGATGTTTTAACGCCTACTTTATTAATGTGGGGCGCACAAGATGACTGGATTCCATTGGATGTCATGCGCGAATTTTATCGAGATCTTTCTTACAGTGATTACATTGTTTATGAAGGAGTGGGGCATTTGCCTATGGAAGAACTACCTTTACAAACTGCGCGGGACGTGGATCACTTCTTTATGGATGAGCTGCGCAAAGTGGACAATCATCCGCAAGAAACGGCCATCAAATATTACGATAAAGATCTTATATCCACTCAAGCATCATCGAATTAA
- a CDS encoding DUF11 domain-containing protein — MKRVLALVALLPSIAIAQVELETEMFEVVEVQQDNGISKVEWIAPDNIVPGDKVGYRIRFENTGSEAADNIVLNNPVPDNTVYVDGSARGANTNIVFSVNGGDSFAKPEQLFIEKNGQQIQAQAKDYTNVRWTLTTALPSGESGSVQYVVQVK; from the coding sequence ATGAAGAGAGTTTTAGCACTCGTAGCACTATTACCAAGTATAGCCATTGCTCAAGTTGAGCTAGAAACAGAAATGTTCGAAGTGGTTGAAGTACAGCAGGATAATGGCATCAGTAAAGTGGAATGGATTGCACCTGATAATATCGTTCCTGGTGACAAAGTAGGCTACCGCATTCGCTTTGAAAATACAGGCAGCGAGGCAGCCGATAACATCGTACTTAACAACCCTGTTCCGGACAACACAGTTTATGTTGACGGCAGTGCTCGCGGTGCCAATACCAATATTGTTTTCTCAGTAAATGGTGGCGATAGTTTCGCAAAACCCGAGCAACTATTTATTGAGAAAAATGGACAACAAATCCAAGCCCAAGCGAAAGACTACACAAACGTTCGCTGGACTTTGACTACCGCATTACCCTCTGGGGAATCAGGCTCTGTGCAATACGTTGTACAGGTGAAATAA
- a CDS encoding DUF349 domain-containing protein: MAGFFKQLFSAKWQHKDPEVRLGAIDQSLDQETLQSIASEDTDIRVRKTAISYIESLDTLSTLYNQFAAEKETAQIIFERISKHLPNETELSILKPELLTLIAGQSFDGNLAQAAIKSIGDEQQLFQLIQNSPSAKARHLAIENIHALSLLKSIERDFKGKDKTLVRLAKDKIQAQQDQDKYRAQIQNDIQHLLQQANQLAQQAFDPLFTGKLNLIKQEWEALPEDKQRYAKEYADALQQCEAILHQNEEEQAKLDEKAAQLKQAQNQVQRTLEVAHSTYAEAKAGRVPSLDALQQLTKDINEAIVLSNKNKLTGLKADLTDFYKPLLNLEQSLTVQQKLDHTAPSSGGSELTVGDLKKDLKETQNQIKKINWPSEFPSPNSVQKRLDREAKLKEELQARKDKEANTLKQIRKELASFETALDDGQAKQAEQHQKHLKSLFSQVDVQQHKNLYGQFKALQQTLFDLNDWKGFASAPKLEALCETMQQLADNPLDGKTQLEQIQLLQEEWKAVAKASTQAQQKQHWPKFKQAKETAFVVCNEYFAQQAEHKQANKQARQEICLQLEQFFEQNDWIHSDFKAIVELIGKAKQEYKRFAPVEQSDHKPLQNRFYNAVKAIEKKVDEHYQNIADEKQTLIKQVSELLSHDDLNDAIEQCKEIQEQWKHIGNAGRKENTLWKAFRAECDKLFDRRKQANEQHKQAIQAEISEANALVDGVAQEVHEGRGNLNGIQQIRQDIRNLNIPNKVRAGIEGKLDKLADSVKQQHQLQKQQALFSQWQSIADLAEHMTTANEHSEAVSKLNLDKSLQPIKRVAVQAIESNETLSEETQQALCIELDITLGKESPSEEQALRMAAQVKRLQESIGQGANSRNDQIIDLATQWLSAVPEQDSQYRERFWNTLIDAVKPKTKNATTALVD, translated from the coding sequence ATGGCCGGTTTTTTTAAGCAGTTATTCTCCGCGAAGTGGCAACATAAAGATCCGGAAGTTCGTTTGGGTGCGATCGATCAATCCCTAGATCAAGAAACGCTACAATCCATCGCTTCTGAAGACACTGATATTCGAGTGCGTAAGACTGCCATCTCCTATATTGAGTCATTGGATACATTGTCGACCCTTTACAATCAATTTGCTGCCGAGAAAGAAACCGCCCAAATCATCTTTGAGCGCATCTCAAAACACCTACCAAACGAGACCGAGCTATCAATTCTGAAACCAGAATTGCTTACATTAATCGCTGGTCAAAGCTTTGATGGCAATCTCGCCCAAGCAGCGATTAAAAGCATTGGTGACGAGCAACAGCTTTTTCAATTAATCCAAAATAGTCCAAGTGCAAAAGCGCGTCACTTAGCGATCGAAAATATCCACGCCTTAAGCTTGCTAAAATCCATTGAAAGAGACTTTAAAGGTAAAGACAAAACCCTGGTTCGATTAGCGAAAGATAAAATCCAAGCTCAGCAAGACCAAGACAAATACAGAGCGCAAATTCAAAACGACATTCAACATCTATTACAGCAAGCCAATCAACTTGCTCAACAAGCATTTGATCCTTTATTCACAGGCAAACTAAATCTAATTAAGCAAGAGTGGGAAGCTCTCCCTGAAGACAAGCAACGATATGCCAAAGAATATGCAGATGCATTACAGCAATGTGAAGCAATTCTGCATCAAAACGAAGAAGAGCAAGCCAAGCTGGATGAGAAAGCCGCTCAATTAAAGCAGGCACAAAATCAAGTACAGCGCACATTAGAAGTCGCGCACTCTACTTATGCGGAAGCCAAAGCAGGTCGAGTTCCAAGTCTTGATGCTCTGCAACAACTTACGAAAGACATCAATGAAGCCATTGTATTATCGAACAAAAATAAACTAACCGGGCTAAAAGCAGATCTAACCGATTTTTATAAGCCATTACTGAACCTAGAGCAAAGCCTTACCGTGCAACAAAAACTTGATCACACGGCTCCCTCTAGTGGTGGCAGTGAGCTTACGGTTGGCGATTTGAAAAAAGATCTAAAAGAGACTCAAAATCAGATTAAGAAAATCAATTGGCCTTCTGAGTTTCCATCGCCAAACAGCGTTCAAAAAAGACTTGATCGAGAAGCTAAACTGAAAGAAGAACTTCAAGCCCGTAAAGATAAAGAAGCCAATACGCTAAAGCAGATCCGCAAAGAACTTGCATCATTCGAAACCGCATTGGACGATGGTCAAGCCAAACAAGCTGAGCAGCATCAAAAGCATTTAAAAAGCCTTTTCTCTCAAGTTGATGTGCAACAACATAAAAACCTCTATGGGCAATTCAAAGCACTACAGCAAACGCTTTTTGACCTGAACGACTGGAAAGGCTTTGCTTCAGCGCCCAAACTAGAGGCTTTGTGTGAAACCATGCAACAGCTTGCAGACAATCCTCTAGATGGCAAAACACAACTAGAACAAATTCAACTATTGCAAGAAGAATGGAAAGCAGTTGCTAAAGCGAGTACTCAAGCGCAGCAAAAACAACACTGGCCGAAATTCAAACAAGCTAAAGAAACAGCTTTTGTAGTATGTAATGAGTACTTTGCTCAGCAAGCAGAACATAAACAAGCCAATAAGCAAGCGCGCCAAGAGATATGCCTACAGCTTGAGCAATTCTTTGAGCAAAACGATTGGATTCATTCTGACTTTAAAGCCATCGTTGAATTAATCGGCAAAGCAAAGCAAGAATACAAGCGATTTGCTCCTGTTGAACAGAGCGATCACAAACCACTACAGAACCGCTTTTACAATGCAGTGAAGGCAATTGAAAAGAAAGTTGATGAGCACTATCAAAATATTGCTGATGAAAAACAGACACTCATTAAACAAGTATCTGAATTGCTCTCCCATGACGATTTAAACGACGCCATTGAGCAATGCAAAGAAATTCAAGAGCAGTGGAAGCACATAGGTAATGCAGGACGCAAAGAAAATACTCTATGGAAAGCCTTTAGAGCGGAATGCGATAAACTTTTTGATCGTCGCAAGCAAGCCAACGAGCAGCACAAGCAGGCCATTCAGGCAGAAATATCCGAAGCCAACGCCTTAGTCGACGGCGTGGCGCAGGAAGTACATGAAGGCCGTGGAAATCTCAATGGTATCCAGCAAATTCGCCAAGATATTCGCAACCTAAACATCCCCAATAAAGTGCGAGCAGGAATCGAAGGTAAACTCGACAAACTTGCAGACTCGGTGAAACAACAACACCAGCTACAAAAGCAGCAGGCATTGTTTAGCCAATGGCAAAGCATCGCTGATTTAGCTGAACACATGACTACTGCGAACGAGCATTCTGAAGCCGTTAGCAAATTGAATTTGGATAAGTCTCTGCAGCCGATTAAGCGCGTAGCAGTTCAAGCCATTGAATCAAATGAGACGCTCTCAGAAGAAACACAGCAAGCTCTTTGCATTGAGTTAGACATCACGCTAGGCAAAGAAAGTCCAAGCGAAGAGCAAGCGTTGCGCATGGCAGCACAAGTGAAACGCTTACAAGAGAGCATCGGCCAAGGAGCCAATAGCCGCAACGATCAGATTATTGATCTCGCTACTCAATGGCTCAGTGCTGTTCCCGAACAGGATAGCCAATATCGAGAACGTTTCTGGAATACTCTGATTGATGCGGTTAAACCAAAGACAAAAAACGCCACGACAGCGCTTGTTGATTGA